Proteins co-encoded in one Kiritimatiellia bacterium genomic window:
- a CDS encoding TonB-dependent receptor, with amino-acid sequence MMNTFGKRIAAAGAAVLAASAPCALSDSSALDLGEIGAAGPAAPAVLGATDRADGDAIELRGGVDLADAAALLPGVTPGRDADLHARTIRVRGFDLNQAPLFLDGIPAGPPGGDRMDLARFGLLDASDASVSRGFSPLAFGPNTLGGAINVVSRKPVRPRELLLRGGSFSGNGLEGGARGGMVHARGFLQGGVAYRERDYFSVSEDHEPAAGEDGDRRENSDSRDLQLHLKGAWTPVSGDEIAVGFVRQDSEFGVPPYTGDDARVQPRYWRYPSWERNSLYLVGRKTLGLNAYLKPRLFYTTFEDTLESYDDDAYITQAGPLAFTSHDDDESLGGSIEAGVLPGQQRAPRITAHYRQDTHREHVDGGEESEFSDDTIAVSAEDAFRFRESWTLALGLGYEQYENRKAEDRSGAAPRDLDGGDDSAVNPQIGLFFSIPGGAFRATFARKSRFPSLGERYASRGGTALPNPDLETETADHFEAGYAGLLNERVEGRVSAFYSRVSDAIQRVDFAEFDEATGTWLHQVRNVGDAEHRGAEAGIAWPGVRGAWKLGLDYAWLEVENTSNPDLKPIGAPEHRLVGYAELKPTPKWTFVPSVEYSSSRYATSDGVEVDGFWAANLHARVTLPRNFTLDAGVQNVFDEDYELAEGYPEEGRNYYANVSYRF; translated from the coding sequence ATGATGAACACGTTCGGCAAACGGATCGCGGCCGCGGGCGCGGCCGTCCTGGCGGCCTCCGCCCCCTGCGCGCTGTCCGATTCTTCCGCGCTCGATCTCGGCGAGATCGGGGCCGCCGGCCCGGCGGCCCCGGCCGTCCTCGGCGCCACGGACCGCGCGGACGGCGACGCCATCGAACTCCGCGGAGGCGTGGACCTCGCGGACGCCGCCGCCCTGCTCCCGGGCGTAACCCCGGGCCGCGACGCCGATCTCCACGCGCGAACCATCCGGGTCCGCGGCTTCGACCTGAACCAGGCCCCGCTGTTCCTCGACGGCATCCCGGCCGGCCCGCCCGGCGGCGACCGCATGGACCTCGCCCGGTTCGGGCTGCTGGACGCCTCGGACGCGAGCGTCTCGCGCGGATTCAGCCCGCTGGCTTTCGGCCCCAACACGCTGGGCGGCGCGATCAACGTCGTGAGCCGCAAGCCGGTCCGCCCGCGCGAGTTGCTGCTCCGGGGCGGCTCGTTCAGCGGCAACGGCCTCGAGGGCGGCGCCCGCGGCGGAATGGTCCATGCGCGCGGCTTCCTCCAGGGCGGCGTCGCCTACCGCGAGCGGGACTATTTCTCCGTGTCCGAAGACCACGAACCCGCGGCCGGCGAGGACGGGGACCGGCGCGAGAACTCCGATAGCCGCGACCTGCAACTCCATCTCAAGGGCGCCTGGACACCGGTCTCCGGCGATGAGATCGCCGTCGGCTTCGTCCGGCAGGACAGCGAGTTCGGCGTCCCCCCCTACACGGGCGACGATGCCCGCGTCCAGCCGCGCTACTGGCGTTATCCCTCGTGGGAGCGGAACAGCCTCTACCTCGTCGGGCGGAAGACGCTCGGCCTGAACGCGTACCTCAAGCCCCGGCTGTTTTACACCACCTTCGAGGACACGCTGGAATCGTACGACGACGACGCCTACATCACGCAGGCCGGTCCCCTTGCCTTCACGAGCCACGACGATGACGAATCCCTCGGCGGCTCGATCGAGGCCGGCGTGCTGCCCGGCCAGCAGCGCGCGCCCCGGATCACCGCACACTACCGGCAGGACACCCACCGCGAACACGTCGACGGCGGCGAGGAGTCCGAGTTCAGCGACGACACGATCGCCGTGTCCGCCGAGGACGCGTTCCGATTCCGCGAGTCGTGGACGCTGGCTCTGGGCCTGGGTTATGAGCAGTACGAGAACCGGAAAGCCGAGGACCGCTCCGGCGCCGCGCCGCGGGACCTGGACGGCGGCGACGATTCGGCCGTCAATCCGCAGATCGGCCTGTTCTTCTCCATCCCGGGCGGCGCGTTCCGGGCCACGTTCGCCCGGAAGTCCCGCTTCCCCTCCCTCGGCGAGCGCTACGCGAGCCGGGGCGGCACGGCCCTGCCCAACCCGGACCTCGAGACCGAAACGGCCGACCACTTCGAGGCGGGCTACGCCGGTCTTCTCAACGAGCGGGTGGAGGGCCGCGTGAGCGCGTTTTACAGCCGCGTGAGTGACGCGATCCAGCGGGTGGATTTCGCCGAGTTCGACGAGGCGACCGGGACCTGGCTCCACCAGGTCCGCAACGTCGGCGACGCCGAGCACCGCGGCGCCGAGGCTGGGATCGCGTGGCCCGGCGTGCGCGGGGCCTGGAAGCTCGGTCTCGACTACGCCTGGCTGGAGGTCGAAAACACCTCGAACCCCGACCTGAAGCCGATCGGCGCGCCCGAGCACCGGCTCGTGGGCTACGCGGAGTTGAAGCCGACGCCGAAATGGACTTTCGTGCCGAGCGTGGAATACAGTTCCTCGCGTTATGCCACCAGCGACGGCGTCGAGGTGGACGGTTTCTGGGCGGCGAACCTCCATGCCCGCGTGACCCTGCCGCGCAACTTCACGCTGGACGCCGGCGTGCAGAACGTCTTCGACGAGGACTACGAACTGGCCGAGGGCTACCCGGAGGAAGGCCGGAACTACTACGCGAACGTCAGTTACCGATTCTGA
- a CDS encoding class I SAM-dependent methyltransferase has translation MLNKDPILQIDFNALYREQWRRSSFGARAPADWDRRAGQRSRRDLASDYNQAFLDRVNFDGVRTALDIGCGVGNLAIPLARRLRKVTAIDFSREMLRHLDAHARRAGVSNIEMLLLSWADSWKGVPPADLVLCSRAMGGDDLRGALEKMNRQARKRCYLTLHAGGSYLGPDVMERLDRAIEPRPDYIYAVNVLYQMGFRARVDFLRTQGGVTYGSAGEFLEAIRWRIGSLSTKEQKRLREFYRTLPRDEQGRAQYRHDFEWAMLGWEKA, from the coding sequence ATGCTGAATAAAGATCCGATCCTGCAGATCGACTTCAACGCGCTCTACCGCGAACAATGGCGGCGGTCGTCGTTCGGCGCGCGGGCCCCGGCCGACTGGGACCGGCGCGCCGGGCAACGGAGCCGGCGTGACCTGGCCAGCGACTACAACCAGGCCTTCCTCGACCGCGTCAACTTCGACGGCGTCCGAACCGCGCTGGACATCGGGTGCGGGGTCGGCAACCTCGCCATTCCCCTCGCCCGGCGGCTCCGCAAGGTCACGGCCATCGATTTCTCCCGGGAGATGCTCCGCCACCTCGACGCCCACGCGCGGCGCGCCGGGGTCAGCAACATCGAGATGCTCCTGCTTTCGTGGGCCGATTCGTGGAAAGGCGTGCCGCCCGCGGACCTCGTCCTCTGCTCGCGCGCGATGGGCGGGGACGACCTGCGGGGCGCGCTGGAGAAGATGAACCGGCAGGCCCGGAAGCGGTGCTACCTGACGCTGCACGCCGGGGGCAGCTACCTGGGCCCGGACGTGATGGAGCGGCTCGACCGCGCGATCGAGCCGCGGCCGGATTACATCTACGCCGTGAACGTCCTGTACCAGATGGGCTTCCGCGCGCGGGTGGATTTCCTGCGCACGCAGGGCGGCGTCACCTACGGCTCCGCGGGCGAGTTCCTGGAGGCCATCCGCTGGCGGATCGGCTCGCTCTCGACGAAGGAGCAGAAGCGGCTGCGGGAATTCTACCGCACGCTGCCCCGCGACGAACAGGGCCGGGCGCAATACCGCCACGATTTCGAGTGGGCGATGCTGGGGTGGGAGAAAGCATGA